The Pelosinus sp. IPA-1 genome includes the window TAATCTAAACCCCTTGTATACGAAAAAGGATCTTGAGGGAATTGACCATTTGCCTTATGTAGCGGGAATAGCGCCTTTCTTGCGGGGACCCTATGCCAATATGTATGTGCTTCGGCCGTGGACGGTACGGCAATATGCCGGGTTCTCTACCGCTGAAGAAAGCAATGCTTTTTATCGCCGAAATTTGGCTGCCGGGCAAAAAGGTTTGTCCATCGCTTTCGATTTGGCGACACATAGAGGCTATGATTCCGATCATCCACGTGTTGTGGGTGATGTAGGAAAGGCTGGCGTTGCTGTTGATTCCATCTTGGATATGGAAATTTTATTTTCAGGAATTCCTCTAGATAAAATGTCAGTATCCATGACGATGAATGGTGCGGTGCTGCCCATATTAGCTTTTTATATTGTGGCCGCAGAAGAACAAGGCGTAAAACAGGAATTACTGACAGGTACTATCCAAAATGATATTTTAAAAGAATTCATGGTGCGTAATACCTATATTTATCCGCCAGAGCCTTCCATGCGGATCATTGCTGATATTTTCTCTTATACCTCACAGTTTATGCCAAAATTCAATAGCATTAGTATTTCCGGCTATCATATGCAAGAAGCAGGGGCCACTGCTGATATTGAACTTGGCTATACACTCGCTGATGGCTTAGAGTATATTAAGACGGGTATTAAGGCAGGCATGGATGTGGATGCTTTTGCTCCCCGGTTGTCTTTCTTTTGGGCCATTGGTAAGAACTATTTTATGGAAGTAGCCAAAATGCGTGCAGGACGTTTGCTGTGGGCCAAGATTATTAAACAATTCAATCCTAAAAATCCAAAATCCATGGCTCTTAGAACTCACTCCCAGACTTCCGGTTGGAGTTTGACAGAGCAGGATCCTTTTAATAATGTAGGAAGAACCTGCATGGAAGCAATGGGCGCGGCCCTTGGCCATACTCAATCACTGCATACCAATGCACTGGATGAAGCCATTGCCTTACCTACAGATTTTTCGGCTCGCATTGCGCGTAATACACAACTGTATATTCAGGATGAAACCATGGTATGCAAAGTACTTGATCCCTGGGGCGGTTCTTATTATGTAGAAGCCTTGACCAATGAGCTGGTCAAAAGGGCATGGAGCCATATTCAAGAAGTAGAAAGATTGGGTGGTATGTCCAAGGCGATTGATACTGGTCTTCCTAAGATGAGAATTGAAGAGGCAGCGGCAAGACGCCAGGCACATATTGACTCCGGCAAAGAAACAATTGTTGGGGTAAATCGATATCGCCTGGAAAAAGAAGATCCTCTTGATATTTTATCTGTAGATAATACAGCTGTGCGTTTATCCCAAATTCAGCGTTTAGAAAAACTTCGCAGTAACCGGGATAATGATAGAGTAAGACGTGCATTAGAAGCCATTACCAAATCTATGGAAACAGGCGAAGGAAATGTATTGGCACTGGCTATTGAAGCGACCAGAGCCAGAGCTAGTTTAGGTGAAATATCCGATGCGATTGAGCATGTTGCCGGACGGCACAAAGCCATCATTCGTTCGATTTCTGGAGTATATAGCAGTGAGTTTGCTGAAGAAGAAACCATTAATAAAGTAAGGGCCATGGCTGATGATTTTGAAAAAACAGAAGGCCGTCGTCCCAGAATTATGATTGCGAAAATGGGTCAGGATGGTCATGACCGAGGCGCGAAAGTAATATCTACCGCTTTTGCAGATATGGGTTTTGACGTGGATATTGGACCACTGTTCCAAACAGCAGAAGAAACAGCGCAGCAAGCGGTAGATAATGACGTTCACGTAGTAGGTATGAGTTCCTTGGCAGCTGGACACAAGACGTTACTGCCACAGCTCATCGAAGAACTTAAAAAGCTTGGTAGAGAAGACATTATGGTTGTTATTGGCGGTGTTATTCCTGCTCAGGATTATGAGTTTTTACGTGAAAATGGCGCAGCAGCCATTTTTGGACCAGGAACCATTATTCCTGTTGCCGCAGAAAAAATATTAAAAGAGCTAGGACGTTATTCACAGGAAGTGAAATGATATGAATACTGAAGAAAAAAAGGACAGGTGGAAGCCGGAATGGATTCCACCTGATGCAGGGGATGCTTTCACCACGGAAGTCATGGGCGGAATTCGTAGTGGTCACGATGGTATGCCGAATCAAGAGAAGACAGAAACCCCTTTTAATTCTCGCTCCATTCGCCGCCAACTTTCCGTAGATGAATATGTCCAAGGTGTATTGAGTGAAAATCGAGTGATTTTGTCCAGAGCGATCACGCTCATTGAAAGTAATTTACCAGCTCATATGGAGCTGGCACAGGAAATATTAAAAAAGTTATTACCTCATACGGGTAAATCCATTCGTGTCGGGATTACTGGTGTTCCAGGTGCTGGTAAAAGTACCTTTATTGAAAACCTAGGATGTCAATTATGTGATAAAGGACATAAAGTAGCTGTACTCGCCGTTGATCCCAGCAGTACAGTAACCAAGGGCAGTATCTTAGGCGATAAAACGCGCATGGAGCAATTGTCCCGTAATCCAAGGGCTTATATCAGGCCTTCTCCCTCCAGTGGCACCTTGGGAGGGGTAACCCGTAAAAGCCGGGAAACAATACTATTATGTGAAGCGGCTGGTTATGATGTATTGCTGATTGAAACCGTTGGCGTGGGGCAAAGTGAAGTAACAGTGCGCTCTATGGTTGATTTTTTCCTCTTGCTGATGATTACAGGAGCAGGGGATGAACTGCAAGGGATGAAAAAAGGGGTAATAGAGCTGGCTGATGCCATTGTGATTAATAAAGCAGATGGTGATAATAAACAGAAAGCTTTAATGGCGAAAGTGGATTATGATCGTATTTTGCATTTCTTGCGTCCAGCTACGGAAGGATGGGTTACCAAAGGCCATACTTGCTCGGCAAGTACGGGTGAGGGGGTAGACGATGTTTGGCGGATGGTAGAAAAGTTCCACCAAATAACAACGGAATCTGGTATCTTTGAAAGGCGTCGTCGAACTCAAATGTTAAGTTGGGTGCAGTCTATGGTCCAAGAATATTTGCAGGCTTTATTTATCAATCATCCTGAGGTCATCAATAAGAAACCTCAAATTGAGCAGAATGTTATCGACGGGAAAATTTCTGCCACCATGGCAGTGAAGAAACTAATTGATATATTTGAAGGGGAAAAGAGATAAGAATACCAGATACACCGATCATATTCGGTCATACATGTATACATAATAATATGGATTGACATGTTTATCCAAAAATGGTATTATTTTGGCGTTGACAAAGAAAATCAAAGAAAGGTGTAATAGGTAAAAATTCATTAAAATTAAATAGGTACAGGTGCCCGTAAGGGCTTAATAGAAAAGTCCGGTGTAATACCGGCGCGGTCCCGCCACTGTAATGGGGAGTAAGTCCAAGATATGCCACTGAGACGTAATTGTTTTGGGAAGGTTTGGAGGAACTATGATCCAGAGCCAGGAGAACTGCCTGTACAACAATCACCGTTTTACCTGCGAAAGATGGGGAGGGGATTTTGGTTGTCGTTTTTTGCATTTTTATTCCGGAAGTTTTGCTGGATAATACAAGAAGCCTCTCTGGGTGGTGTCATCACAGGGGGGCTTCTTTTTATTTGACAGATTGTGCTTGCACAGAACAAAATCTTGCATAGCTTAGTGCTTTTGGTTCTTAGGAGGTACAAGCTTCAATATAGGCGGTTTATGACAGATTTTATCATAGATAATCCAGGAAAGAATAGAGAAATAGGATTGGTAATTGTGAGCAAATACGGGTGCAGGTGCCCTTTCAGAGGGCTCAATAGGGAAGTCCGGTGAAAAGCCGGCGCGGTTCGCCACTGTAATACGGAATCAGCCCTGACTGGCCACTGGCAGGAGATAAACTTGCCGGGAAGGCTGGGCTGGTGATGAAGTAGAGCTAGGAGAACTGCCTGTACTGACATCCTCGCTTGACCTGCGATTAACAGGGAGAGGATTAGGAAGCTACCAAGAATCAAAGGAAATAACAACAGAATACTGGGATAGGTGCCCTTCGGGGCTTAATAGGGAAGACCGGTGTAATGCCGGCACGGTCCCGCCACTGTAATGGGGAGTAATTTCGCAAAATGCCACTGGAGCTTAGGCTTTGGGAAGGCGCGAAAAAGCATTGATCCGAAGTCAGGAGAACTGCCTATCTAACGATCGCCATTTTACCTGCGAGTGACGGGGAGGAGATTACGTAAAGATTGCCGGAGAAAAAATGCTCTGGCAACATGGCGTAAGCACTCCCAAAATGGGAGTTTTTTTTATTGCTATTATTTTATATCAGCAACAGAATTGCTGGATGAATAAGAACATCCAGCAATTCTGCAAGAAGTAAAGAAAGTAACAAAGGAATGATATGTTTTGAACCATGTATATAGAATCATCTGGAATCGCGCCCGCTCCTGTTGGCAGGTCGTATCCGAATTGACAAAAAGTAATGGGAAAATGAAATCCAGTCGCCGCCGCGCCCGCCGGGACAGCGTACTTGCAGAAATAAGTTCCATACAGTCTTTCGCCAACATCCAGACTGGAGGATATAAGAAACTGTCTTTAGCGATGACGGTAATGCTTGGTGGATCGCTGGGAGCACTGCCCCCTATGGACTCAACCAATGTTGTTTACGCCGCCGAGGGGGAGACAACCGCCAGCGGGCTTTTAAGCTACAATGCTGGGGTGCATTCCTCTAATAACATATTTTCGGATTGGCAGGCTGGGACGGTAAATCAGGCTGGGAATTCGTATAATACCGTAGTTTTAGATTCGTCGTCCTCTCCTAGATTAGTTAATCCTGTCAATGGGGCGGCACTAGTATTTAATGCGAATTCATTTAAGACAATAGTAAACTATTATAATAGTTCAGCCGGTGGATCAAACAACTATGATACGATCATCGCCGTAATCCAGGTGCCTGATCCGGCCAATCCAGGATCAACAATTCCCAAAACCTATACGATTGCCCAGAAAGACAACAGCGGCAAATTGGTGTCTCTCCTCAACTATAGTGACCTTACCAGTCCAGCTTTAACTGGAAGTAATGTTGCTAACGACTATTGGAAGTTGCCGGAGATAGCACAACAAATCTATCAAGCTCAACAAGCTGCTCAAAGTAGCGACCCAGCCATAAAAGCTGCAGCAGAGGCTAAGTTGATACAATTGATCAGCAATGGTTTGCCCCATCTTTATGCGGCCCAGGGTAATGACTGGCAGAGTGGAACACTATTGACAGTAGGTACTTCTTTGAAACCTGTTAATTTTACGTCATGGCCGATAACACTTCCTTCCAGCCCTTCGGATCCAAATTATTCTTATTCCTATCAAAGTCGCATTGTGGGAGAGAGCGGTGTATGGCGCCCCATGGATCGTCTGGAAAGCACCAGTGCTATTGTCGGCAGTTATAGCATTGGACAGGGATGGATAATTAATGCTGATGGCACAATTACCCAGACTGACAATACGACGACTTCTATTGACAATGGCAGTGGCAGCGGAACGGTGGTAACCGGTCCAACTGCGATAACAGTCAAAGACCTGACTGTCGGTAAAAACGGCACAATTGATCTGTCTTATATCAATACTGTTGGTAATGATCCCATCGCCAACCACATTCAGGGGGGAGTGTATCCCACAGGTTTTAAGGATTCTAATGGAAGAATGATCACTAGAGCAGCTAATCGAACTCTTCTGGTGCGAAATGCAGCACTTTCCGACGGTACCGTTTTTCGGCTGGGCTCCTATAGTGTAATGGAAAGTGGAGGGCAGAATGGAACTACCAAGGTACAAAAGATAGGCGGTAACCAGGATCAGGTCTATATCACGAATGTCACTACCCCGGACGGTCATGCCAACCTGTACATTCAGCTGGGGTGGGTGCCAGGGGTGGGTACGACCACTCAAGGATCGGCGGCTAGTGACGGGAAGGGGAACGTGCTCCTTGGCATCCTAAACGGTGCCGACAACTTTACGGTGACAGGTCAGACCTCCCGGGCTGACGGGGTATTCAGCCAATATGAAATCACCCCGGTCATTGGTCAGCTGGACAATTATTTCACCAATCCAGCCGATAGTTCCTCCCGTATAGGAACGGCCTGGTACCTGGATAGCTACAGCTACCTGGATCTGGATACTGTCTCGGAGTCTGGTCGGTCGGTCAGCGATAACGCAGTCGTTATGAACAACCTGTGGAAAAGCAATTACCTGAATATGTTCCGCCGGGTGGGGAACCTCCACCGTAGTGGTTATATGGGAGAGCAGGATCAAAAGGAAAACGTGTGGGCTGATACCTGGCATGGCAAATACAAGAGTGCCTCAGGCTACGGCCGCCAGGTCAATCAGACCTATAATGGCATGCAGGTAGGTTATGACAAGCTGCTGAACAACAAGGTCGGCAATGGCAAAGTCTATACCGGATTTTCCCTGAGTAAAGTGGAAGGGGACTCCCATACCGCCACTGGTGCCGGTGATCAGGAGTCCAACAGTATCGGCATATATGGCGCCTGGGTGGGGGATAAGGGACACTATCTGGATGCATCTTTCCTGGCCGCCAAACTGAAAGACAACTATCACCTGACAGGCAATACGGGTGACGGCTCTATTGGCCGCGTCAATGGTGAGTATGACACCTGGGCCTATGGTCTGGGACTCCAGTATGGGTATCAGACGCCCCGGAGAAACGGCTGGTTCTGGGAACCATCCGCTGCCCTCTTTGTCGGCCGCACCGATGGAGTCAGCTACCGTCTCAGCAACAACCTGGGTATCCGGCAGGACAGCTACAATACGGTCACTGGCAGGCTGGGACTGTCCGTGGGCAAGGAACTGGACGGTGGGAGTAATCTTTATGCCGGAGTCGCTGCTCTGCATGACTTCACCGGTCCTAGTTCCATCGGTTCCTTTTACGGCACCCAGCAAAGGGCATTGGAGACGGCAGGGGGCAAGGATACCTGGTGGGAATTCAGCCTCGGCGGCAATCGGAGGATCTCCCCGGCAGGCGTCTTCAATTTGGATCTTAGTAAAACTGTTGGCAGCAGCATCGGCAATGAATGGCGGATTAACGGCGGATTCAACTGGACCTGGGGCGGCTTTGGGGGCAACGGTAAAGGGACAGCCAAGGACAGCGAGGGCCAGACTGGTGTTATTCCCCACAACAATACCACCGTTATCCTCGGACAGGCACCGGATAAAGCGGTAAAGGAAGCTGCGTCGTTGAGTACAAATGACTTGACAGCCAAGATTCAGGAAAACAAAGTTAACCCTAACGCAGAACAAGCAGTAGCGGCAGATGAAGGTATGATAAACACGGGGGAATCTGCAGAAAAGGTAGTACAACATGCAGTAAGCTCTGAACTCCCGCCAGGCAATGCCGTGAATGAAGGGGAATACTCCTTTGCACCGATAACGGTGGAGGCGGTTCGCCCTAACTGGGAGAAAAAACTTTCCCCCGGTCAGGTCAGTGTCATCTATCCAGAGAAATTCGAAGGGGAACAAAAGGATCTGCCGGCGTTGCTGGAGCGAGTACCGGGCATGTTTGTCCAGCGGGTCAGTGGTGATGGTCACTACACGGTGGCCCGGGTACGCGGATCAACGGGTGCCCAGGTCAACGTCTATGTGGATGGTGTGCTGATGAACCTGAACGGCGATTCGGCGGTCAACCTGTCTACTATTCCGGTGGACAATGTTGAGAGAGTAGAGGTCTACCGTGGCTACGTTCCGGCTCGCTTTAGCGGTTCGCCTCTGGGAGGCGTCATCAACATCGTTACCAAAAAACCAGATAAAATTGGCGGCAGCATCAGCCAGGGAATGAAATCCTATGGCGGCTATACCGGTAATTATCAAGTGACTGCACCCCTAGGGGACGGCAGCCTCATGGCAACCTACCAACGGGATATTTGGGATGGCGATTTCCCCTTCACCATAAATCCCGAAAACCTTATGGGAAATACAGAGTTTGGCGACACAAATCGTCGTTCTAATGGTTACCAAAACAGCAACGGTATGGTCAAATGGCAAAATGACAAATGGACAGTCAAAACCGCCTGGAAAAATATGCATGAACAGCTTCCGCGATCAGTCAGCCGCTTGAGTCCGGAAGTAAGCTCCAGTTATAACTATGAGGATTATCATAAAGGCCTGTATGATGCCGATCAGAATATCGACCAGAAAGAATTCCAGATCGGCTGGCGGGATACCAAGGGCAACCTGGACTGGGGGTGGAAGCTCTATTATCTGGACAGCCAGAAGAGCTACCGTGATGTTGGTTTGCTGCGGCAAGGTTTTACAGAAGGTAAATTCGCCAGCTATCCCGGCCTGTTGTGGTCTGATTTTCACTCCAAGAAATGGGGCGGCAATCTCAACACGGCTCTAAAAATGGGTTCTAGTCATCTGGTGGAAATGAACTTTGATTACAGCCGGGAAACTATGGATGCCGATGGAAGCAACTGGAAGAGCTTTGATGACAGCATGACCTATTTAAACAGGAAATTCATCAACGAGTACAAAATCCAGGAATACCACCTGACCCTGCAGGATACCATCACTCTTAATCAGGGTGGTGACTTTAAGCTCACGCCGGTGCTCCGAGCTGACAGGGTCGTCATGGACACCATGGCGGATAATGACACGACGTGGAAGTATTCCGGTGCGGCTGCTCTGCAAAAGCAGCTTAACGAAAATTGGAGTCTCAAGACTAGCTGGGGGACCTATAACCGTCATCCCAATTTCTATGAACTCTTCGGCGACGGCGCGACCATTCGCCCCAACAAAGGTGCGGCCAAGTTCTTCGACGTTGCCGGGAATGGCACCTGGGAGACGGGGCATCAGTTTGATTTCGGCATCAACTGGCAAGGCAAACTGGCCAAGGCGGATACGAATACCTCCCTCACCTGGTTCCAGCGGCGCTCGAAAAATCAGTTTGCCCTTTGGCAGCCCAATGTTCCCAATGCTCCTGCCAGTTATTTCCCCATGGATGATGCCCGTGTCCATGGCATCGAGCTGACCCAGAATATGAAGTGGCAAAGGCTCAACCTTAGCATGGCAGGAACCTGGCAGACTTCAAAGTACTCCGGTAATAATATGGGGGGAAATTACAACGGCATGAAATCCAATATTTCCTATACTCCGGAGTGGGTATGGAATGCCCGTCTGGATTACCTCTTCCCTGGAGATAAGATGAATGTCTTTACTGAATATACCTATACTGATAAACAGTTTCTCGGTGCCGATGACAATGATGGCAGATATATGCAGGCATTGTCCACCGTCGATTTAGGCTTAAAATATGCCTTTGATCAAAACTGGAAGTTATCCGCCGGTGTGAATGATCTTTTCAACAAAGGGTACGATCTCAGGCAAATTAACGGTTCTTATTCCAGTACTCTTGCCTATCCCCTCGCCGGGCGCATGTACTATGCAACCATGGAGTATAAATTCTAGGAGGTACAAATTCTTGCCTTGGGAGAAGAACTATAATGACCGGAGGTTCACGTAGAACATGGAAAGGGGGTGATTCCATTGAATGTAGTCTGAAAGACAGGATTCAAGATTGCATTATAAAGAAAGATGTTTAAAAAAATGAGGATGAGGTGATTGTTTATGTCAAGACTTGCATGCGGCGTAATCAACGGCAGCTATAGCCAAGGAATTGTCAGTTCAATAAATACGTTGGGAAATCGCAGGGTACCGGAAATAACACACATTGACGTTGGAGCTGGCTTAGATCCAGAAATAATATCAGGCGATCCCCGCGTACTAGGGTATAAACACGGCAGCGACAATTGCGTCATGATTTCCGCCTATACCTACACTACACCGGGAACAGCTGGAAATGCCCGGGTAGCATTGTTTAAGATTAACGCCACTACCGGCGCTTGGGAACAACTTGTTCAAAAGCTCAGTACAACTTGGGGCTTCAGCAATCCCTATGGGCTGGTTGTTGTTGGCAATAACATGTACGTGCAGGATTATGATTCGGGCAAAATCACTGCAGTGGATCTAACAACTTATAATACTTCCACGCTTTATACCATGGGTTCAGTAAGTAGTGGCGGGACCACCTATCTTCCCCATGGCAACGGCATGGATTACTCCGATTACGGTTTAATTGCTATTTTCAGCTATTTGGAATCAGGCAGTTATTCCAACTATACCAATTCCAAATTGGCTGTTGTGCCGGTTGACGGCAGCACTGCATCCGTGGTTTCAGGTTTGAATAAAAATGTCGTTTCTGTAGCGGTGGAAGGAGATTTTGCTTATATTTCTTCAATTGGTGGCGCTCAGCAAGGCGGCGGTAACCCTGCTTCCAAGATAGAATCGGTAGATCTGACTACTCCTGTGCTAGGAACTACGCCAGTTACAATTTCTGCGCTTCCCACAACTCCTTCGGGTGAGCAAAAAGGAGATTTCGTGGATGTTGCTTTTCGCAGCGGAGCTGCCTATGTGCTGCGTGCCAACTATGATACCAATTATACATCGTATTCTTATCGCCTGATTAAAACAACAGGCGCCAGCTTGCGAGCAGGATCTTTCGGTACTTATACCACCATAGTTGACACGGCAACACCAGCCGAGGCCACTTGGATGCTGGCTCCGGCTGTCGATACTCTCTGGTTTGTCAGCGGCAGCGCGGCAAATATTATCCAGCTTATCAGCGGTGGCTTGAGTACCGGTTCTGTTGTGAAGAAAGCCGATGCCTCCCTAAGCACTGCAAGCAGTTATGGTCTGGGTACTACGGTAAGCGGTGCCGCTATCAATGCTCATCTGAACACGGCATCTGTGATTATTGATGTTGCCGATGTCGCTGCCAAAGAGGCTGTAGGCGCAGCCGCAGCGGTCTCCGCGACCCGCACCAAGGTGGCATTCAGGTTCGTACGTCCAGAAGAACTCGAAAAGAAATAAGTACAAAAGCAATTTCCGCACGGCCTTCTTTAGCGAGGGCGTGCGGAATACTTTTATTCCCTTTAATGACGGTGGTGCTACTTCGAGATGCATGACAATTGACATATGAATTTTTAAGGAGGTGTTCTTATGCATGAAATGAAGCTTCTACCTTTTGAGGTGAAAGAAATCTTGGACAATGCGGAAAAAATACCCGATGGTATTCAATTAATGAAAGCACCGGAAGTTTGGGAGCCAAGCAAGCGGGGCCAAGGGGTAGTAGTTGCCATTCTGGATACCGGCTGCCAATTGGACCATCCCGATTTAAAGGACCGAATCATTGGCGGACGTAATTTTACAACGAATAATAATAGTGATCCGGATCAATTTGGTGATACCAACGGACATGGTACCCATGTGGCGGGAACGATTGCTGCTGTTGAAAATGGGCAGGGTGTTGTTGGTATGGCCCCGCAAGTTAGCTTGCTCATTCTCAAGGTACTTGACAGTAGTGGTGGCGGTGGCTACCAAAATTTGATTGATGCGATTAACTATGCCTTGGAGTGGCAGGGGCCTGAAGGACAAAAGGTGCGCATCCTGTCCATGTCCTTAGGTGGGGAAGCGGATGACCCGGCCTTACATACCGCCATTGCTCAGGCAATCGGCGCTGGTGTATTAGTAGTCTGCGCCGCCGGTAATACAGGGCAAGTGGAAAGGCAGTTTCCTGGCGGTTATAACGAAGTCGTTGGTGTGGGAGCTGTGGATTTGGATAAAAAATTGGCGTCTTTCAGTACGATGAATAAGGAAATTGATGTGGTGGCTCCCGGTGTTGGCATTCTTTCCACCTATCCAGATAATCGTTATGCCATTCTTTCTGGTACTTCCATGGCTACCCCTCATATTGCCGGGGCTGCGGCTCTCATCATTAATCAGTGCGAACAGGATTTTGAACGCACCCTGACCGAAACGGAGATTTATGCTCAGCTTTGCAAGCGGACAAGCGCCTTAGGTTATAAAAAAATAAAAGAAGGCAACGGCTTTCTGGATTTGACCGTCGGTTACCAGATTGTCTTACATCCTATGGCGCTGGAATCTGATGTTCAGCAAGTAAAGGTGGGGAGTCATGTTTGATAGGAGAGAAAGGATGTGGTTCATCATGAAGAAAACATTGGCACTCTTGCCACTGGCCCTTTTGTTTGCCTTTCCATCTTTTGCGGGTGCGGCGGACAGCGCGCCAAAAGAGGCTGCCCTTCCTGCCTCCTTTTATTGTGCCTCAGCCAAACAAATTGCAGAAAGTTATGTGCTGCTGATTAAAGAAAAATATGCCAAGCAAGCAAAAGACCAGAACTATTTTGAAGCGCAGCTGAAATATCAAATTGTGGCAGCAAAATTTTCAGGTATACGTTCCACCATTGAATTAGAAGCAATTGGGGGAAGCCGTATTCCCAATGTGAATGATTCCAGGTATCAGCCAATGGTAATGGAGGCATTGAGGGCTTTTGATGATTTTAACGCAGTTTCTCAAAAAATTATATTTTCTACTCCCAATACTGTCAGTACACAGGCCATTACCTCACTTGATTTTTCCACGGTCATTACCGATATTTTTTCCTTTGTATCCAGGTTTCAGGAACTTTGGGTGAAACAAGACGAAATCAGAGAAACCAGGTTAAAAAAATTGAGTGAATGGATTGATCAATATTACAAATGGTCAAATTGGGATGATATTGGCAAGCCAGCTACTACGAATGCCTCATAGTTTTTATCACTTGTGGGGTAAAATAAGTATAGAGATTCTATAATAAAATAATTATGGATTGAGAAAACTGCTTATCATAGATAGGCAGCTTTCTTTCGGTAACGTCATTTTTCACATTGCGGGCAGTTTTGATAATTCCCAGCGTCCTAATCCGTCTAGCTTCAGTTGTAAGGTATGAAATTTCTTTAATACATCCCGATGTCCTACACTGATTAGCACGGTTCTTGGCAAGGCTGTTTGCAAGAGGTTATACATATAGAGTTCGGTTTCTTTGTCGAGAGACGAAGTTGCTTCATCAAGTAGCAGCCAGTCCGGTTTGTGTAAGATGGCTCTGGCAATTGCTAATTTTTGTTGCTCGCCTAAGGATAAGATTTTCCCCCAATTTTCTTCTTGATCTAATTTTTCCGTAAGGAATGATAACTGACACAGTTTCAATGTTTTTTGCATAGATTGCCTGGTAATTGGAGTAGTATGGCGAGGGTATAGAAGTACGTTGTATAGTGTATGGATTGGAATATATGATTTTTGCGGTAGTAAGATTACGTTTTCCTTGGGTGGGTAAGAAATTGTACCTTGGGAAAAAGGCCAAAGCCCAGTTAAGGTCTTTAATAAAGTGCTTTTGCCAGAGCCGGAGGGGCCAATAATTAGTAGATTATCCTTTTTCATTAACTGTAGAGAAAAGTATTTTAACAAAGGTTCCCTCCGGGGACTTTGTATAGAAAGATCTTCGGCGATAAAAGTATTGTTTGCAGGGAACCTTATGGTAAGTGCTTGGGTTTCTTTTAGCAAT containing:
- a CDS encoding TonB-dependent receptor, with amino-acid sequence MNHVYRIIWNRARSCWQVVSELTKSNGKMKSSRRRARRDSVLAEISSIQSFANIQTGGYKKLSLAMTVMLGGSLGALPPMDSTNVVYAAEGETTASGLLSYNAGVHSSNNIFSDWQAGTVNQAGNSYNTVVLDSSSSPRLVNPVNGAALVFNANSFKTIVNYYNSSAGGSNNYDTIIAVIQVPDPANPGSTIPKTYTIAQKDNSGKLVSLLNYSDLTSPALTGSNVANDYWKLPEIAQQIYQAQQAAQSSDPAIKAAAEAKLIQLISNGLPHLYAAQGNDWQSGTLLTVGTSLKPVNFTSWPITLPSSPSDPNYSYSYQSRIVGESGVWRPMDRLESTSAIVGSYSIGQGWIINADGTITQTDNTTTSIDNGSGSGTVVTGPTAITVKDLTVGKNGTIDLSYINTVGNDPIANHIQGGVYPTGFKDSNGRMITRAANRTLLVRNAALSDGTVFRLGSYSVMESGGQNGTTKVQKIGGNQDQVYITNVTTPDGHANLYIQLGWVPGVGTTTQGSAASDGKGNVLLGILNGADNFTVTGQTSRADGVFSQYEITPVIGQLDNYFTNPADSSSRIGTAWYLDSYSYLDLDTVSESGRSVSDNAVVMNNLWKSNYLNMFRRVGNLHRSGYMGEQDQKENVWADTWHGKYKSASGYGRQVNQTYNGMQVGYDKLLNNKVGNGKVYTGFSLSKVEGDSHTATGAGDQESNSIGIYGAWVGDKGHYLDASFLAAKLKDNYHLTGNTGDGSIGRVNGEYDTWAYGLGLQYGYQTPRRNGWFWEPSAALFVGRTDGVSYRLSNNLGIRQDSYNTVTGRLGLSVGKELDGGSNLYAGVAALHDFTGPSSIGSFYGTQQRALETAGGKDTWWEFSLGGNRRISPAGVFNLDLSKTVGSSIGNEWRINGGFNWTWGGFGGNGKGTAKDSEGQTGVIPHNNTTVILGQAPDKAVKEAASLSTNDLTAKIQENKVNPNAEQAVAADEGMINTGESAEKVVQHAVSSELPPGNAVNEGEYSFAPITVEAVRPNWEKKLSPGQVSVIYPEKFEGEQKDLPALLERVPGMFVQRVSGDGHYTVARVRGSTGAQVNVYVDGVLMNLNGDSAVNLSTIPVDNVERVEVYRGYVPARFSGSPLGGVINIVTKKPDKIGGSISQGMKSYGGYTGNYQVTAPLGDGSLMATYQRDIWDGDFPFTINPENLMGNTEFGDTNRRSNGYQNSNGMVKWQNDKWTVKTAWKNMHEQLPRSVSRLSPEVSSSYNYEDYHKGLYDADQNIDQKEFQIGWRDTKGNLDWGWKLYYLDSQKSYRDVGLLRQGFTEGKFASYPGLLWSDFHSKKWGGNLNTALKMGSSHLVEMNFDYSRETMDADGSNWKSFDDSMTYLNRKFINEYKIQEYHLTLQDTITLNQGGDFKLTPVLRADRVVMDTMADNDTTWKYSGAAALQKQLNENWSLKTSWGTYNRHPNFYELFGDGATIRPNKGAAKFFDVAGNGTWETGHQFDFGINWQGKLAKADTNTSLTWFQRRSKNQFALWQPNVPNAPASYFPMDDARVHGIELTQNMKWQRLNLSMAGTWQTSKYSGNNMGGNYNGMKSNISYTPEWVWNARLDYLFPGDKMNVFTEYTYTDKQFLGADDNDGRYMQALSTVDLGLKYAFDQNWKLSAGVNDLFNKGYDLRQINGSYSSTLAYPLAGRMYYATMEYKF
- a CDS encoding S8 family peptidase encodes the protein MHEMKLLPFEVKEILDNAEKIPDGIQLMKAPEVWEPSKRGQGVVVAILDTGCQLDHPDLKDRIIGGRNFTTNNNSDPDQFGDTNGHGTHVAGTIAAVENGQGVVGMAPQVSLLILKVLDSSGGGGYQNLIDAINYALEWQGPEGQKVRILSMSLGGEADDPALHTAIAQAIGAGVLVVCAAGNTGQVERQFPGGYNEVVGVGAVDLDKKLASFSTMNKEIDVVAPGVGILSTYPDNRYAILSGTSMATPHIAGAAALIINQCEQDFERTLTETEIYAQLCKRTSALGYKKIKEGNGFLDLTVGYQIVLHPMALESDVQQVKVGSHV